From a single Mesotoga sp. Brook.08.105.5.1 genomic region:
- the uppS gene encoding polyprenyl diphosphate synthase, with translation MSLPVHVAFIMDGNGRWAQRRGLERIEGHKKGAEIADSASHWCADLGISYVTLYAFSTENWRRPRQEIDFLFQLMLIYISSKLDNMLEEGVRMRFIGRLNELPQKLNEFTKEIEKKTSLCRKLNVIVALNYGGRAEIVDSVNRVIESGKHRVSEEDIEENLYLPDVPEPDLIIRTSGEKRVSNFLTWQSVYSELFFTRTLWPDFEKEEFERILDEYSKRKRRFGALS, from the coding sequence ATGTCCCTTCCCGTTCACGTTGCTTTCATAATGGATGGAAACGGCCGTTGGGCTCAGAGGAGAGGACTCGAGAGAATTGAGGGGCACAAGAAGGGGGCAGAAATTGCAGACTCCGCCTCTCATTGGTGTGCCGATCTCGGTATTAGTTATGTAACTCTCTATGCATTCTCAACGGAAAACTGGAGACGACCCAGGCAAGAAATAGATTTCCTTTTCCAACTGATGCTCATTTACATAAGCAGCAAGCTCGACAATATGCTGGAAGAGGGAGTGAGGATGCGCTTCATTGGAAGATTGAATGAACTCCCTCAGAAACTCAACGAGTTCACAAAAGAAATCGAGAAGAAAACCTCACTGTGCAGGAAACTGAATGTTATAGTTGCTTTGAATTATGGAGGAAGGGCAGAGATTGTCGATTCAGTCAACAGAGTTATTGAGAGCGGAAAGCATAGGGTATCTGAAGAGGATATAGAAGAGAACTTGTATCTCCCCGATGTGCCTGAACCAGACCTGATAATAAGGACTTCTGGGGAAAAGAGAGTAAGCAACTTCTTAACCTGGCAGTCGGTTTACAGCGAGCTCTTCTTCACAAGAACCTTGTGGCCTGATTTCGAGAAAGAGGAATTTGAGAGGATATTGGATGAGTACTCTAAACGCAAGCGAAGGTTTGGTGCATTGAGCTGA
- the yajC gene encoding preprotein translocase subunit YajC: protein MFSILSFIAYAPAGDVAAPSADAGASTGGFSGIIIWLVLMVAFFYFLIIMPQRKRDKQFKQMMEKLKVGDKVVTAGGIIGKITMIKPDSLRIRTGTGTELDVTRKAIAVVVNKGENEKEEVEPDVNVKQ from the coding sequence ATGTTTTCAATCCTTAGTTTCATAGCATATGCCCCGGCCGGAGATGTAGCGGCTCCTTCGGCGGATGCTGGGGCTTCAACTGGGGGCTTTTCGGGGATTATTATCTGGCTAGTCCTTATGGTTGCCTTCTTCTACTTCTTGATAATTATGCCTCAGAGAAAGAGGGATAAGCAGTTCAAGCAGATGATGGAGAAGCTTAAGGTTGGTGATAAAGTCGTCACAGCCGGCGGAATAATCGGGAAGATTACCATGATAAAACCGGATAGTCTCAGGATCAGGACCGGCACCGGTACGGAACTGGACGTCACAAGAAAGGCGATCGCCGTTGTAGTGAACAAGGGTGAGAATGAAAAGGAAGAAGTAGAACCCGACGTAAATGTTAAGCAGTAA
- the frr gene encoding ribosome recycling factor gives MMNSLLKDAESRMKKSVEKIVEEYGQMRTGRPSPALLESVKVDYYGVLTPINQMATITVTEERSLIIKPWDKTVLSQIEKAIFASKLDLTPINDGANIKLNFPIPTTEQREKWVKLARDNSEKGKIAIRNIRRDAIKEARDLEKASEMTEDDLKKFEEDIQELTNKYIEEMDKAFEKKSKEIMEF, from the coding sequence ATCATGAATAGCCTGCTAAAAGATGCCGAAAGCAGAATGAAAAAAAGTGTTGAAAAGATCGTTGAAGAGTACGGTCAGATGAGAACGGGTAGACCTTCTCCTGCCCTTCTTGAGTCTGTAAAAGTCGATTATTACGGGGTCCTTACTCCGATCAATCAGATGGCGACAATCACCGTGACTGAAGAAAGATCACTGATTATTAAGCCTTGGGATAAGACCGTTCTCAGTCAGATTGAAAAGGCCATCTTTGCGTCAAAACTAGACCTTACACCAATTAATGATGGAGCAAACATTAAGCTAAATTTCCCTATACCGACAACGGAACAGAGAGAAAAATGGGTGAAGCTCGCAAGAGACAATTCGGAAAAGGGTAAAATAGCGATTCGAAACATTCGAAGGGACGCGATAAAGGAAGCTAGAGATCTTGAGAAGGCTTCTGAAATGACCGAAGATGACCTGAAGAAATTTGAGGAGGATATTCAGGAACTTACGAACAAGTACATAGAAGAAATGGACAAGGCTTTCGAGAAGAAGAGCAAGGAGATCATGGAGTTTTAA